In Myripristis murdjan chromosome 23, fMyrMur1.1, whole genome shotgun sequence, the DNA window CTATGACCAACAGTagtgctgctctgtggcagAGAGTGTAGCTTCATCTGGCCTCTGGGGGAATGGGACCTGGAGTATTTGTTTCATAAAGAAACTTGCACAGTTTGGATCCGCGCTTGTTCAGGGTGTCAATGGAACGGGTTGGTAACTTCTAATGTTTTCCTTCATATATTTTCATGGCttagtgaggtttttttttatctgttttaggGAATCTTTTATGTGCCTTACACGGGTATCTGTCTTCCTGTTGGTCTGTTTTGTCCCTATAATCTCTCACTGGCATTATTGACAATGACATTATGATTTGTGTCTTGTAAATTTATTGGATTTCCTGCAACTTAATGCCATGCTTGCTTCTCCTTCTAACTTATcagtgcatgttgtgtgtgggCACCTCAGCCCATCCTGGCATTTCTGTTATCAGGTCTGTAGCAAAGACACGCTTCCTCATACATGAATGTCTCCTCAAATCTATGTATGCTATGCTATTTACACTAGAGCACTTTCCTTGTGTTTTAAGTTCATGTTTTGGCTCACACAGGAAGGTGTGTGAAAGCCTGAATGGAGTCACATCCTGGTCTGAAAATGCCAAGTACCCAGTCTTTACAAAAGAATGGACTATTACAATGGACTGGCTTAAAATAGCCCTCTGTGGTCATAGTTAGGCAAGGAAGACAAAACATACTGGTCTGATTTTGCCGGTATGAAAAAGTCTTTAGGCCTACATCACAAAAAACATCCATTATTTGATGTCCAAGTTtgatatttatttcaaaaattcTTACAACATGTAAAGTAGtccagttttgcttttttcaacCGTATTTTGAAAAAGGCAGAATATTGCAGATCACTCTAGTGGTATCAAGAAAGATGAGACACAatattggtgatttttttttttttttttttttaattgagcaTGGTAAAATTTTGTTATAAAATCTAGAGAGAATCCAAAACTGTACAAGAAGTCTTTCAGGCCAGaacagttttcaaaatgaagcACAGCCTTGAAATTTGATCATGAGCGAACTCTCTGGTGTTCATGTTCCATCACCATTGTTGTGCATGTTTATCAGTATTTTCAAATTCACTTAGCACATTAACACTAATGATGTTCATTATGATAATCCTGCTcgatgttttattcatttgtcgCTTTTATTTATAGCCACAAAGCGAGCCATATGCAAATCCTGGTCCTTAAAACAAAGTCTTTTGAAATGATAACGACTCTAGGTCCGGATGATGAATCTCCCAGACCTATTGTGCACTCAGGTTGTAAAGAACTAATGAATTCAGTAGAAACCTTTGTATTCCTTAAAAACTAATTTTCCTGCTATCCTCGGATCTTTTTTATTGTAGTGCTTTGTAGCTCTTCTATTGCTCATGATCATCCTCATGTCACAGGAATATAGTCTAAGTTATTATCAAAGCTGTGGCTCTGggctctgcattcattttgattggttgtttgtAATTTTGCTGATCTAAATATTTAACCAAATTCTACTATTGCACTCAGTGTAGGTCATTGTGTCAACTACATGcttaaaatacagtgaaatatgAATGTGTTCAGGTGCATCAACTGATGCTGCTGTGGTTGTAGTCAGAGGGTCgtgagacagatagagagggagacatTTTTTCAGTGCTGGCACAATGACTGATGAGTTATGAAAGCTTTTTGTGCTGGCAAATACGAGACAAGGCCTCCTGGTCTCTTTTCCAGCTCACTAAACAGCATCACTAAACAGGACTTGTGCGTTCGGCGCGCTAATTAATGCACTTACGTAATCCACCGGCTGCTTTGACCACAGAGACTGGGGCTTGGGGGGCACTTGACAAAACACGGCCAGGGTGGATTTTCTTTCCTTAGTGGAGCCTCATTACAAAGCCATTATACTGTATACTAGACCGTACACCAATTCTGAATAGTCTTGGGGCACAAATACCAGTTTAGGAGTGGGAGAAAAAAGGGCTGTCTTATTCACATCACTGGTCTGTTTGTGATGGATCTGAGAGTGCAACTGTCAACTCCAATATGCCCACTGGCTCATTGTTGTCCCATATCGTCATGCTGTGGAGAGTTCAGGCATTCTTTGAAACAGAATACTGCATGGCACCAAACAAGACTCTCACAGCTCCCTAGATTGTAGTTTAGAGCTATTCAATAAACCCATTCATGGCACATGGTGTTTCAGCCTTGCTATGATTGTAAGCTTTTGTGATTCTTTCATTCAAAAGTTTGGGGTATTCTGTTATCTTTAAATAGGGTTTATTTTttaggtagtttttttttttttttttttttttttttttcattttgtgtgtcacCGTATGAACCATCACCTGTATTGTACTTCAACTGTACTTCTACGCAATTTATCACCACAGTTATTTGAATAGAGCGTTTTCCAATATCCCATTCTTTGCAAGGATATTTTAAGGATGCAGTCTCCTCTTGTATCATCTGGTTCTAAACCTGGCCCACTTGATTCACTCATTTTATCATGAAGTCATGCAAGATTCACACTCTTGGCTAAGAGGCCTAGAAAAACTATAAATATTTTCTGTCCAAGGTTTGAAAAGCATGTTGTTGTGTGACTTAATGACTTGTCCAGATCAGGCCAGTTGTTCCACTCTGCTGAGGTCATCTTAAGCTCCAAGAGGCTGTTATATCCCCATTTATACCTTAACAGGAAGGTGGGAGGCAGAGAAGGAAGGGGGGAAGGAAGGCAAGGGGGGTTAGCAGTGAGGTGACAACAACGACCAAACGAAAGGATGATAATTTAAGCACAGGAACCACTTCCCATCATCATCGTAATACATTGTTGTCATGAGCACACTCCTTTGCTGTGGAGCACCAAAGACATGGACTAAGTCTATATGACAGCCAGAAGTCTTGTCAAAGATACCGGTCCTCGGTTTGATGAGGGAACAGTAAGGACATGTTGAATACAGTCTATCTCTGTTTGAACTTGGGTCTACTTGGGATTGAAGGTTGAATGTGGAGTGCTGGTTGTTACTTTGTTTGTAATCTTTATGTAAAAGCCGTTGAACTCTGTACTCTTTACTCTGATTATGGATACTCTGATGAAGGTACTCAACACTGTGGCATCACTATCATACCTATATACAGAATGAGCCCCCTCTTGGATATTATTGCAGTTAGTCATAGGAATTAGTCATAAGGGGAGAGTTAAAGCAGATTATTATTATCCTGtcacactctgtgtgtgtgcagctgtagCTCGGAGACTTCATCTCTGGTGTTATCTTCCTGGCCAGTTGCAATACTTATTGATAGCACACTGCAGATGACGGGCTTCTCTGGGGACAGGGCAAATATGTAATGCTGTAACTCATGCTGTGGAACTGATCTCATATGGATTTATTCCTCTAGCAGGAGGGCTGGTAAGAAATGAGGACTGAGACAAAATGCAATTTTCCATGCTATCTCTATGTCAAGTCTCATCTAAGCACAGTATCAAACCTGCCAGGTGCTATGATGGTAGACCACAATAGTTAGGCAAGCCATGACCAAAGTGAAGATATTGTAATTTCTGGCTAATATAATCCCCAACCTTCATATGACATATAAAAGATCATAACATTTTGTAGTGCAGTGAAATCAACTAGTCTAGTATTTAAATGGCATGTAAACCTGTATACTCTTGGCCCTTGATAGCACAATTGGAGACCACTGACACATAGTGAATTTCTTCATCATTGCTGCTCCTGTGCTCACTCCACAGAGGGCACTGCTTGAACAGAAGCAGCGAAGGAAGCGTCAGGAGCCTCTGATGGTCCAACCCAACTCAGAGACCCGGCCCCGGCGCTCCAGGCCGCGGCGAAGTGAGGAGCAGGCCCCATTGGTGGAGTCCCGCCTCAGTATCACCAGTGATGTCATCATGGACGGTAAGGAAAACTGCTGCcaaatgttgtctttttgtaGCATCCACTGAGCTCAGCTCAGAGAGTGTAGTTGTTGTTAATACATGAAACCTCAGGGAAAATGACGTGTCACACAATTCTGCCTTTTTGTAGAAAAAGTGCTGCCTCGATTGTATTTTGTGATGGTAATATAAAGTGTGGGTGATGATGTGCGacactttgtttattttgtaaagtagacataaatgcatgcatggcTTTGCTTAGGCTGGTTAGACATAGAGACAAAACACGGGTGGACAGGAAAAGGGACGTCTGCAGAATGAGTCTGACTAAAGTTAAATATATGGGGTCACACTCATTCCATAATCCATGATCAAAACAATTTGAGATTATTCTCCTTCAGCATGGGTATCGGAAGATGTATGGTAACAGAATTGTTTCTTTCAATTTGGTTCACTGATGCAATATTTTCATTACGAATACTTCACTGAGAACCTCAGTGGAGAGGATAGCCTTACAAGGAAAGTGGTGCCACAGTGGTGACAGGATAGTAACAGTATAGCTCTGGATAGTGCAGCATGGAAGACTGGAGCACTGTCTCACTGCAGATGCTGCTCATGCTGATTCATgaaaaattaaaaggaaaactcAGCTCACCCCACTTTGTGCAATAGAACCAATCATGGCATGATAAGAAAAATACATGTCTGTAGTGGATGGGACAAGGTATAGAAGTTGCACACAGCAATGAAATATCGGACACTTAAGAGAAACTCATGAGGGCTTGCCTCTTACTCAACCACATTTCGGTCTGGCCTTCGGCAAATTGAACCAGAGTAGTTTTACAGCAAAGAGGCTGACTCAGgtccaaataaaacagagatgaGCTCACACACTTAGACAAGCAGTGCCAGCTCATTAGCACAAAATTAGCAACTTATAAAATGTGATTACATCCGACCGTTTTCCCTTGTTGTAGGTATTGATGGCCCAGCAGCTTTTTTAGGCTCCGAGGCCCCTGATCTGGGTACAAAAATCCAAATCCTGTCAGTGAGCCAATCCCAGTCCCAACCTCAGTCCCAACCTCAATCCCAACCTCAGTCCCAACAACAATCCCAATCCCAGTCCCCTGCTGCTGAAGAGcctgagagagatggagacactGAGACGCTGCTGGAGCCTAAGACAGACATCCATGAATTGCTACAGAAACGAGGTTAGTCCTGCCAGAATTGCACCTGGGGCAGAGTGAACCTTGGCTGTATTAATGCACATTCTACATGGTTTAGGTTTATTTTACTCAGTGCATTTGTTggtttgacatttttttgtatttcacacGTCTTCATATACTTTACCTAACTTATTGACTCTGACTGCAATGATGCTACTCTACTAACACAGGTACAGTGTAGCATCAGAGACCCTGGCCAGTGTGCTGTTACTTGGCCTCAGTATCTGTGTCACATCCCCAGGGtggtaaaaacaacaacttggTAGTGTAGCAGCGGTCAGTACGACATAGGGTGGAATTGGAAAGTGAGagcaaaaaaaggagagaagtggagagaaaatggataaaaatagaGAAGAAAAGTAAAAGAGTGATAACAGTGGTGACGCAGGAGGAGGTCGAGCAGGGTATATTTTGGGTCAGGGTGACAGTCATTCAGCTGAAGTCTGAGAGCTCCAAAGCTTATTTATCCATTTTGTGTTCATGTCATAACGGCTCTTTTAAGTTGTTCAAAATTAGTagctgttataaaaaaaaaagtcatttcacAGGCCTAGAAGCTGAagcactctgctgctgcagtgtgcagtAGGGAAGATTGATAGTTACTCAGTGAGAAATGGGTCATTTAATCATAGGCCAGGGCATCATTCATACTGCAGTGCTTAACTATGGCATCATTACAGCTGCTGCCACCTCCACTTTGAGGAATGTGATGTGTTCAAGTTTGGCTGATGCCACCAGCCACTTGGCAGGTGATTTTGAAGTTAATGAAAGATCTTTTGTGTTCAAACAAAAGttttgaaggggaaaaaatgcagagtGAGATGTGGAACTTCTGCAGTAACCCAACATAGGTAGAACAAAGATTAAATTTCTGCACAGTGAACATGATTTTGTAAACTTTCATTTTAACCGGAAATGAGTTTTTTCAATAATAAATAGGTATTTTATTCATCTGGACTTCAGGTCACATTACACAACACCAATATGCAGTATCATCGTGATTAGACTTTCTTCATAGACTGCCTTTGAACATTTTGACCAGGTATGACAAATAGAGACTGTATAGCTTATCCACCATCTAATTACCACACTAGGCTAAACTAATTATGGGTAAGCCTTACTGATATGTTTATAGCACATGAAATTTGGTGgcaaatttaattttataaaagtgtcAAAAGGAGTCAAATCTGTGACTCACACTTTGTGAACTTTGTGATACTTGCTACTGCCAGAGGGGGAGTCATAGTGGGCAAATTGGGAAAATTATTGATTTCAGCTTTAAAACAAGAAAGGCATCTGAAACACTAATGTGTTTCTATTGACATAGCTAGAATGAAACTGAACTTTTAAATGgataaaatcactgtaaatgtGCCTTTTAACAGTACTGCATGAtcaattatttatgtatttatttatttatcccaaTGCTGATGATATGAAATTAATTGGCTTTTGCTCGAGTTTGAATGTAATTTTGGCTTGCtggtcaaaatgctgttttttcctgtctttttcctGGGCTACAGTATGAGGTGCCAAGGTATCAGacatcactctccttctcaaTAATGCAAAGCCTCATTGTTAAGTCTGCCCAGTTTAACACAGGGCTGCGTTTCAGCAGGTATTTTTGGCTCCCTGTCCTTGCATATTAGCCCGACCCTTAAGGAAACCAAGGGGATAGAAATGGGAGGAATTTTTGAGGCACATTCATATTTGATAACCACATTCAatcaaaatctgtatttttggCTGACTGCAGAATTTAATATTCTTCACATGCTGTGTGGTAATTATCATGCAGACGAGTGtctttttggtttgatttagtAGCTTTGAGTctgagtgttaaaaaaaaaggttgctgGTTAGCCTATTATGAGTCCTCTGACATTTCCAGATGGCTGATTTAATAAGCGACTGGCCCGTACAACTTTGTTTGGGTGTTTTAATTGGAACCCTGGAGTCACTATTAGAGAGAAGCTAACATTTGCAATCTGTATTTCATGATGGCTCTTACTTTGGTATTGGGATCGCTACATCTCCAGGGTTCATCTCATGTGAATACCCCAGTATAAATATTGTGTTTGGCTGTGCTGTCTGTCTCATTATTCATTTTGCCCACCATCGGCATATGATATTGCTCTCCTAACTATCCGACTCTCTGGTTGTGCCTGCCCAGGACAGGTTAGACCACGTGAATGGCACAGAGGTCAGATAGGCACCTCGTCTGCCAAGGCGAAAACAGGTTCAGAGGGGACTGGTGGGCCAAAAGTCTCATGGTTGTTTTTCTCCAAGGCTAACACTAGTGTTTAGATTAGATTTATTAGGAAAGAGAAACCTTACTTCTACAGAAAGGTTTTCCTTGTATTTACCAATATGGAGAAATGTGTACTTTAAGTTTAGAACATACAGTCCTGTGTTCAAAAATGGGCAGAGGTGTTAATATGATTCTGGATTTATAATGCAATGACAAGATTCATACATTTGTGAAAGTAAATCATAAATAAACCCTTTAAattgtctctttcttctcttgaaAAGGCAGTAACAAATTTCTATGTAAGAGGTTGAGTGCCCATATTTTACTCTGGGTCCTTTGAAACCCCAAAATAGAGCCTTTTGAgtcttttcacagcagccactttgacatgaatagcaggtaaacacgtgttactaatgatattaattaagatTATGTTCCATTTAGGTCCAACAGAGCCAGAGTCCTGCTTTTGTTCATGATGACTCACTGGAGAGTCTCTGCTATACTTTTAAATGGAACTGAACCTACATGAATGTCATTAGTAACCCCTGTGTTTatcctgctgtttcatgtcaaaatggctgctgtgaaaaaggtctctCGTGTGAAGACAAAGGGCTCACTTGGAATCCCGTAATTAACGCGGGATTCAAACTTTTTCAGTGCATGTGGTCAAGGACAAATTAAATTGCACCCTCTGTGCAGCATCATTTTAACCCAGACCAAAACAATGAACACAATGAACATGAAGGCTTTGGAGAAAAGTAATGAAGTGTATTtgttaagtttatttttattttttcttgatcTTTCAGCATGCCCTAAACCACCTATTCTTGGTGTTTGTCCTATAAACTGCCAAAAGAACTATTTCTTAAAGCCAAGCAGCTGTGAAAAAGCAGCTGCCAACCAATGGATGGAGGAACCCACAAAACTTAGTATTTATCAATATGACCTTAAAGAAAAACCTGACAGTTTGAAGGCATGTTGAGTTATGGACTGTAATCAACATCTTTATCAAAAGATGAATAGTTGGATAACAGTATTTATGTATCACACTTATTCATCTTAATTGTTGTATTATTatgacttttttaaattatctgttttatttattcgttatctgtttttgttcattttgctgttattgTAATTTGATGGGTGATTTATACTAAAATCTAATAAAGATGTtagataaagatgaaaaaaaaatattaggaaGACTCTGtgcaaattacaaattataCAGCAACAATAGCAGCATTATTATATAATCATCATTGCAAGTAACCACTTtgaaatttcaaacaaaaaacatttaacttaaaaaacaaaccagtgTTCACATTGTCCTTAATGTACATACCCtaaatcaggggtgtcaaactggtgcctgcaggttttcattccaaccgaaaaccccaccaggtgatttcactgatcaccccacctccaaccagagagaagagactaatcagtgaaatcacctgtgGAGTTTTtgattggaatgaaaacctgcagcctctctgccctccatggcaccagtttgacacccctgccctaAATACTGCAAAGCCCTAAGGAAACCCAGTTTCCCCTGCTCAGTGAAATGTTTCCACAGCAAGAGACTGCTGTCATTTCTTGACAGCACATTAAAATGTGCAGTAGTGACAGCCAAAAGTTACGTCCTGGCTGATAAATCCAATTATCAGTGCAGAGACGGAGATGTCCCAGGCTGTCCAGACTGGCTTCAGTCAGCTTGACCCATTTTACTGTCTGCACAACCGCATGACCACACTGAACTTTCTCTTCACAACCACGGATGGAGACCATGGACGGgattttagtttcattttttgaCACCATCTTCACAAACTGAAATTGTTGTGGAAAAAGATGGACAGGTTATGAACTTAACATGTGGTCAGTGACCAAAGTTGCCCTTTGTGGAGGAGTGGATACTGAGGAGGGCCTAACTGAATAATCTTGTCTTTGTTCTCTGGAGCCAGCAGACCAGTGCCTCAGTTAGTTTCACAGAGCCTCAAGctttcatttctcctcttttgCTGTAATAGATCTGAAATCTGCCTGGcacatgaaaaagaaatacacCTCAGAATGtttcaaagaaacataaaagaGACTGATTTTAACTGTAAAATGGAGTATTTCGGCTCGAGCATTGCTGAGATATTGCATCAGCTCCCGAGAAATTAGTTGTCATACATCAAAGGCCATTAGATGAAGCAAAACAACTGTAAAAGGGAAGCTCTTTTTGCTTgaagccacttttttttcttcaaaaactaAAGAAACACATGGGAAAATGAAACAGAGATTCATTTGGAGTTGGGGTATGCACAAGCCCTTGGGGATtacttttcctctcctgtcttgtgtGAATGAGCTTGTGAGTTTAGAACAGTGAAGGCACTCATCACTAAAGCTCTCTCGCACCTCCACCTCGCCAGGTCTGTCCGGCAGTATGAACTATGATGAAGCCAGTGACGATGAGGAAGACGTGGAGGAAGAACGGACACGCTCTCTGTCCCCGAACACAGACACCACCAGGCCTGCGTCTGCCACCAGCGGCAAGTTCAATTCAGTGCGTAGCCCCGAAGTATTCCCTCACCAGCATCCTTCTAACCTGCCACGCTCAACCACACTCATTTTCTTATACACTATATTGTGTATAGCAGCAATTatctgagaaaagtgtgtgttcattctGTCAAGGAGCTGGCGACCACGGGGTCACCCACTGCAGAGAGCTCGCTAGTAGATGTGGACAACCTAGAGGAGTTCGTCTTGCGTCCCGCTCCACGAGGTGTCACTGTCAAGTGCCGCATCACACGGGACAAGAAGGGCATGGACCGCGGCCTCTACCCCACCTACTTCATgcacatggagagagaggacggCAGGAGGGTAAGTGCAGGCTATAGGACTGCAGCATTGTTTGAGacatccaaaaaaaatcagaataggGTACCCAACTTGTGtatgtggttttatttttattataatttgttttataATACATTTAAAGGGACTCAACTAGACTCAACCAAcgaaaaatgttaaataacaacaaattgtGATGGTTAATTCTACATGGTTGGCATCATCAGCCTGATTCACTGAAAATTACGTTTATTCCAcgttttttgtcagctgagtctaaatggtccttacTTCAATCGACCTTCAGGTTTGCATGATGCAccttttacacaaaaaaaatagtgaaactGGATATCTCATGTCCATGGAAACTAGTCTGTGAAGCACTGCACCACCATGACCAACTTTTATTATAGCTTTATCAGCGATTTAGTGGGTCTGGAACATTTCTTTCTAGCGCTTCTTCCAAATTGTTATTGATATGGTAAGAGGGCATATATTCATTTGGCATATGAGCCAAAACATAATCAGGCCAAAGAATTAATTACATCTCAGCAGTGCCATCTCACCTTAGTAGCACAGGCTTGATGATTAAAtgctttttgctctctctctctctctctttcttttgctctctctctcaggtgtttCTGTTGgcaggaagaaagaggaagaagagcaagACATCCAACTACCTTATCTCGGTCGACGCCACTGATCTGtcgcgagagggagagagtttcATGGGTAAATTAAGGTAGAATcgatttttttcctgtttgatcTATTTGGAAATTCACATatcagtcttaaaatgtctATTGTTGATAATATTCATGGGTTATCTTTTTAATAAGGTCATGCCAGCATCTAGTTAAATCCTGTTGAAATTGTCCTGAGCCTTCAGGGGGTTGAGGGTGGATTTAGGGcatgtggaaaaaatgttgcCAACCTCCATTTTGTGCTGATAATATAGTGTTTCACAAAGTATTTACCTCCCATCCACCTTGCAGCTTCTCCCACTGTCTTTAGTGTATTTAACGTGTTggcagtttggaaaaaaaaagtggaaaagtgtGAACATGCCACTGCTGTTGTGTGCTCTGACAGGTCCAACCTGATGGGCACGAAATTCACAGTGTACGACAACGGCACCAACCCCTGCAAAAACCCTGGGGCACTGCTGGAAGAGAGCAATACGCGACAAGAGCTGGCTGCCATCTGCTATGTGAGTGAaagacagacacgcacacaggcaTCGTGGTCGCTTTGTCCCCTTTATATTCATTTGATTCTCATGAAATTTGCCATGGTTTCTGTTTGGCAGGAAACCAATGTGCTGGGATTCAAAGGTCCGCGCAAGATGACAGTGATCATCCCTggcatgaacatgaactttgaaAGAGTCCCTGTACGGCCGAGCAATGTGAGTCTTTTCTTCCTGGAATCAAGTAGCACTTTACCGCCTAGTGCAGTGAAGGCATGTCTCTGAAACAgtgctgtgctgcagcagatgttgTGTGTTTAGTGTGACTTTATCTGTGTGGGCACGTGCCAGTGCAGCAGCTCAATTACTTCtatatgtttttaaatttaaccTTTTAAAATAATTCAAGTGGACTAAAAGGCAGTACCATCATATTTTGATAGATAGTGTGCAGTAAGTCACTGTGGACAAGAGTGTCTGCTAAATGGCAAAAGGTAAACGTAGCATGTTTGCATTACAGGAGCAAGAGAGCCTGCTGAGTAAATGGCAGAACCACTCAATGGACAATCTGATCGAGCTGCACAACAAGGCCCCTGTGTGGAACGATGACACCCAGTCATATGTGCTGAACTTCCATGGCCGTGTTACCCAGGCTTCAGTCAAGAACTTTCAGATTGTTCACGACAATGACcgtaagtctctctctctctctttctttctctgtctgctaCCGCTTACAAAAGAAATACAAGGACACGTTGTCATGATTAGATGAAAACCAAAGTAGTCAgagctgtgttgctttttgcacCACAGATGTTTgactttctgtaggtggcgctcttgtCTCTTCAGTCATGGTGGCTTTGGCTGCTTAGAACAACCTAGTTCTTGGATTATTTCCAAGCAAGCTTCTGTTGTTGTTAATCCTGGAAACTCGTGCATCACAAATAGCTGTGGTGTTATATCAGTTGGTGATAGTGTAACAAAaccaacatttatttatatgt includes these proteins:
- the tulp3 gene encoding tubby-related protein 3 isoform X2, with product MSYYSIRPSSSASFSSNSATSGLEDDNASLMQQKLEKQRALLEQKQRRKRQEPLMVQPNSETRPRRSRPRRSEEQAPLVESRLSITSDVIMDGIDGPAAFLGSEAPDLGTKIQILSVSQSQSQPQSQPQSQPQSQQQSQSQSPAAEEPERDGDTETLLEPKTDIHELLQKRGLSGSMNYDEASDDEEDVEEERTRSLSPNTDTTRPASATSGKFNSELATTGSPTAESSLVDVDNLEEFVLRPAPRGVTVKCRITRDKKGMDRGLYPTYFMHMEREDGRRVFLLAGRKRKKSKTSNYLISVDATDLSREGESFMGKLRSNLMGTKFTVYDNGTNPCKNPGALLEESNTRQELAAICYETNVLGFKGPRKMTVIIPGMNMNFERVPVRPSNEQESLLSKWQNHSMDNLIELHNKAPVWNDDTQSYVLNFHGRVTQASVKNFQIVHDNDPDYIVMQFGRVAEDIFTLDYNYPMCALQAFAIGLSSFDSKLACE
- the tulp3 gene encoding tubby-related protein 3 isoform X1 codes for the protein MDTVKNGGAQPVYSRWSYRPSSSASFSSNSATSGLEDDNASLMQQKLEKQRALLEQKQRRKRQEPLMVQPNSETRPRRSRPRRSEEQAPLVESRLSITSDVIMDGIDGPAAFLGSEAPDLGTKIQILSVSQSQSQPQSQPQSQPQSQQQSQSQSPAAEEPERDGDTETLLEPKTDIHELLQKRGLSGSMNYDEASDDEEDVEEERTRSLSPNTDTTRPASATSGKFNSELATTGSPTAESSLVDVDNLEEFVLRPAPRGVTVKCRITRDKKGMDRGLYPTYFMHMEREDGRRVFLLAGRKRKKSKTSNYLISVDATDLSREGESFMGKLRSNLMGTKFTVYDNGTNPCKNPGALLEESNTRQELAAICYETNVLGFKGPRKMTVIIPGMNMNFERVPVRPSNEQESLLSKWQNHSMDNLIELHNKAPVWNDDTQSYVLNFHGRVTQASVKNFQIVHDNDPDYIVMQFGRVAEDIFTLDYNYPMCALQAFAIGLSSFDSKLACE
- the tulp3 gene encoding tubby-related protein 3 isoform X3, whose product is MERRALLEQKQRRKRQEPLMVQPNSETRPRRSRPRRSEEQAPLVESRLSITSDVIMDGIDGPAAFLGSEAPDLGTKIQILSVSQSQSQPQSQPQSQPQSQQQSQSQSPAAEEPERDGDTETLLEPKTDIHELLQKRGLSGSMNYDEASDDEEDVEEERTRSLSPNTDTTRPASATSGKFNSELATTGSPTAESSLVDVDNLEEFVLRPAPRGVTVKCRITRDKKGMDRGLYPTYFMHMEREDGRRVFLLAGRKRKKSKTSNYLISVDATDLSREGESFMGKLRSNLMGTKFTVYDNGTNPCKNPGALLEESNTRQELAAICYETNVLGFKGPRKMTVIIPGMNMNFERVPVRPSNEQESLLSKWQNHSMDNLIELHNKAPVWNDDTQSYVLNFHGRVTQASVKNFQIVHDNDPDYIVMQFGRVAEDIFTLDYNYPMCALQAFAIGLSSFDSKLACE